The sequence TAGCACATTTCAAAAACGCAGACTTTAACttatatgtatattgaaatattcTTTTCGATAAGTGTGTAATTACCGCAAGAGCGATGAGGGCTGTAATGACTCCTGCTTCAATAGGTGCTGATATATATTTGGGGTTAAAATCCAAATTCTTTAGAGAGGGAGGATTAATTCCTTTTTTCAACGGACCCACCTGTATACAAATTCAGTTCAGGTACAATTATCAGTTACATATGGGAAACTAAGTTTCATATCCCCACAAATGCAAAATTAGCAAGCAAAAACTTACAATTGTGATGCCATATTTCTCCGCCTTAAATGCGTAAGCAAAGACGCATCCAATTGCGACAACAAACATTGGAGCTATTGCAGACACCCAAAATAGTTTCGGTTTCTTTTGCTTCTGCATAGCCATTGTACATTCATATACATTAACTTTTAACGTAtgcatatattataatataataacagAACACATATGAATGACAATGATGTATTTTTTTCATGTATATCTCAGATAGGAACATTCCATCTTATTTGTTACTGTATCATATTATATCATATTTCAGATTGATACATATTTTAAGCCACATGTGATGCAAATTTAGGGACGAAAAAACATCATGTAACAGAGTCTAGCGAGATATTTGAAAGTCACGTACCACCATCTTTGCGCAGTGCAGAAAAACTAAGAAGAAAACGCCCACAAGCGTGCATTCCCACCTTATCTGTAAAACCAAGAACTGATTTAGAAAACTGCATTCAATTAATTATGAAAGTTGTGTCCAGTAAACTTGGTGTATTTTTAATTCATAAGCAGGGCACTTGTGGGTCCTAAGTCTTTAACTCTAATTTAGTCTACTTAAATAAATATATCTTAAAGTGGTTTTAATGTATACCTCATGTTTATGCTTAAAGATAGCAGTTGTAACAGACACAACATCAGTATGTGTAGTAAAATGCTTTAATCCAAAAATGCCTTTCAGTTGTTGAAGGCAAATGATTGTTGCTGTCCCTCCCATAAAGCCAGTGATCGTAGAATGTGACAAGAAATCAACTAAAATCCCTAGCCTGCAGTTTACAATTGTAACATATAAGTTAGTATAGTTATAAACTCATACATTATCATATATAAATTGAGTTTTGTGCGTCACAATCAGTTCACCTGAAAATACCAAGAATCAACTGAATTACACCAGATATGAGTGTAGCAGTGAAGATTAAATTAAGATAGAGTTGTGGATCATCGGCTTCGTGCACTTTCTTTTCAATAGCTTCAGCTATGATCAACGAACTTGAAGCGACTGTTCCCACAGCCAAATGCTTTGAGTTGCCAAAAATTGCATAAATTAGAGGCGGAACAAAGCTCGAATCTGCATGTTAAATGATCTTGTCATTGTTGTTACTATTCGTCAAAAAGAAACAAATTTCATGACATACAACAAAACAAATCCTTCCGAATTGAGcataaatttttttccttaatATCTTTTCGACCCGACCTTCCTAGATAATTACTCTATtaagtataaataaataaaaagtgctACTCCGTATTAATCATAATAAAAACAATGAATGATCCACATATTAAAAATGATCTACAAGACGGTCATGAATTCCTGAATACTACACGTAACATTAcaggagaataataataataaggattttTCTAAACATAACCCTTATGTTgtagttaatatataatattaaaggTGTTGGACATAACAGACTAACACCTATACAATATTTTTAAGCTTCTTAACGACAACATGTTTAGCAATATCCTAGTAATAAAAACAAATGAAACTTACATAAACCGATAATGGGAGGAATATTAGCGAGTTTGGCATAACTAATGCCTTGAGGAATGGCAAGGCTAGCAATGGTGATCCCAGCCAAAAGATCATACATGAAAACCTTGCTACTATAAGTCGGAAGCCATTGAAACACCGGTACAAAATATTGTACGGCTTTTTTAGCCTTAACAGAAAATGTCTTCCCTTTAAAGTCATGAAACGGGTCATCGGGGAATAAAGTTTCCTTCAAATCCGATTTGAATGCCACCGAAAAACTCCGTGGGGGCGCAAAGTTCACCTTTCCGGCAGCATCAGTTTCACCTTTCACCGGCTCCATTGGAATCAtataattctataaataaatagataaatagaaAATAGTAAAAATAAAGAAAGAAGTTAGTTAGTTAATCGTTATGTGTGTGtgataaatgtggaaaatggtatTAGAAAGTGAGGTTGGGATGGCGTATTTATAGAAGGTTAGGTAAAAAGTCTAAAAATGAGAGATAAAAACGTAATTTTATATCAAGTATATGTGAGTAGTAAGTTGAGATTAATGTTGACAGATTCATATTTAAAGGGGATTCTAAATATAGGCTTTTTATCCACATAAAATCGGCTTATTGGATAATTAAAGTTGACATGTTCAAATTCCATATGTTAAACTACGAAGGAAATTGCTTATCCATTCGATTAAAACGACTTTTTTGTAGTTCCCGAAAGAATAGTGTACGAATTAGGAAGGAATTTGTTATGAGGAAGATTGAAATTGAAATGTGAGTTGCTTCAAAATGGAATATTTTCGAAATATGACCTTCATCCAGTGGGTTCGACTAAAAGATTTATTTGCGATGTCGTATGTATTTAATTTAGACATGGTTTTTGGATTCCTACAAGATTGTATATCCAAATGAATTGAAGTGTTTATATGGTTCCAACATTACTTCGTTTAGGAATAACATTATTGTACTATGTATATGAACAGTTGATTCCATGAAGGACATGACATAAAATAATACGGTTAAAATATAGAAATAGGAAAGAATGCTGCTTAATTAAGTTTTGAGTGCGTGGTTAATTGTATATATTTGATATTTTTCATTTCTTATTTCTTACTCCGTAATTCAATTCTTAGTATTTCTTATTCTCACCATAATGTGAGTTTGAAGCGTATTGGGCTTAACTTAGGGAGCCCAAAAGTTCAGCCAACTGTTTCTCGGGTATAAGTACATGGCGATGGTAGAATTGGCTCATAGGCCCATTATATAAAAGTAGTCATTAGTATGAAACTTATTTGGTAAAAAAGTTATGTAACTAGTAGAATAATTAACTGAACAACCTATTGTTTaagtagaatttttattattattcctgGTGGTCCGATACATTATAAATATGAAACTAACTTATATATGATATGTTTAAATGTACGCTATATTGATCGTTTTTCAATAAGTGTTAAAACAAATGTTATAAAACCTTTTGAGAAATGATTATaaacataacaaaagtaataactaaataaaagaaaaaaaatactaaTACCAACAATTTATAACTCTGAACTTTCTCAACATTAATATATCTTgctctttgaaaaaaaaaaaaaaaaaaaaaaaaaactcttaacTATATCAACATTAATATTCAAAAATTGCACTACGaatttataaaattactattagTTCAAACCTCACTCGCATATCTATCTTGAGTTGATCAAGGAAAATAGTCGAAAAAGTTATTGATAACCTGATTAGACATCATATATTTGACTATTTGAGTAAAATATACTGTACTTTTCAGTTAGTCGGAACAGTGAAAATCTAATCAGTTTATGTTTTGCTACCACTAGATATTAGTTTTCATACAAACTAGTGATCTTTTGTATTGCAACAACAATTCACGCACTTACAATTACTCAAACAGTACAGATGGTAGATGCAACATGCTATTTTCATCTTCTTGTTGCAATACAAATGAATCAACCCCTTCTTTTATCTTCAATTACGCAACTGGCCACCATAATCCTTTGATTGCGCTAGTGAGAATTTGCAACCCTCGATAGCATCTTCGATCGACAAAAACACACGTTCTTTTCCAATTTTTTCAATGAATTTAGTAACGATTAATTTCTCCATCACCTCAAGTCTTGGATTTACTATGACAACCTGTATTTACATGCATGTATTGAGTTAATTACTATCAATTTGGAAGTTTTATTATAATTTgtttcaaatatgtaaaataatatgaaaTGAATAAGAAGTATGTCAATATATTACCTTCATTTCCTTGGCTTCTAAACTTCTGAGAATTTCAACCAGAGTTTCGACACCGGTGATATCAATGGATGTAACACCTGATTAAACGACATAACAAGCTTTATCGTGTGCCAAATGACCATCGGCCTAGCGGTATCAGGTAATTCATCAACCTTAGGGTTGTAGGTCTATGATGGACTATTTGTACATATTCATGAATATTCGTGTGGAGTGGCAGAAGATAGTGATAGTTAGAGGGGTTATCCGACTCACCTGGATTTAACGGGAaagaaaaaaatttacactaaaataaAGTTTTTACCAAAAAATAAGGTTGTTTTTAATGTTTGCCTCTGCTGACAATGAaaattttttattaaatttttacacccgCCCCATCTGTATGTGTTTGCCATTAAAAAAGATGAGTTGAATACTCTTTTTGTCCGAGTAGTTAAAACAAGAAAAACCTTATCCGTTTACATTTAAATAAAATGGAAAAGGGTGATGATACTTTCACCATCAAATTTTATCCTTCCACCATCATTTGATGCTTCTATTCCAACAATATCCCTAAAAAAACTATAACAACAATTTTGTACAAGCCATCATTAAGGATAAATTAGTACATCTGGATGGATATAGTAAAATTCATGGTGGAAATATCAATCCCCAAAAATGGTTTCCTATCCCAAGTATAAAAAACTTTATCCCGTTACCTGTTAATTAATAATGGATTAAGAATATTTTACCTCCCAAGTCCAAAATAACATATTCAACATCATCTCCTTGAAAATCTTTATTCGCTTTTTCATCTCTAATCCATCTCAAAATCCTTAAAAAGATTCCACAATCATGAAAAATGTGTTAgatttaatcatcaaatctttatcTTAATCATGTTTGCCACTAATTAGGAATCAAAGGTTTTAAAAAAGAAATAAACCTTTCTCTAATGTAACCCGAATTAGCAAAGTAAATTGGTGAACCAAGTTGCAAAATTAGTGTCTTAGGAATGCCAATGGCTCCAGGATATTGTTCTACATCGCGATATAAATCAGTGTCCGGTATGTTACCAAGTTTCGAACTTGCTGGCCTAGCTACGTACAAAAGCGCTCTCAACAACGCTAATCCCACCTATCAAAATAACGAGGcgttttatattttctgtattaGTAGATAAAACATATGAACCTATTCATAGTGTTTAAGAATGTCATGAAGAACATATAATATGTACCGATAACATGAGGCCAACGTCCATGCTAATAAAAGCGACGCCAAAGAACGCCACTATGCAAATGGCGAAATC comes from Rutidosis leptorrhynchoides isolate AG116_Rl617_1_P2 chromosome 4, CSIRO_AGI_Rlap_v1, whole genome shotgun sequence and encodes:
- the LOC139843139 gene encoding probable sulfate transporter 3.5, with the protein product MEPVKGETDAAGKVNFAPPRSFSVAFKSDLKETLFPDDPFHDFKGKTFSVKAKKAVQYFVPVFQWLPTYSSKVFMYDLLAGITIASLAIPQGISYAKLANIPPIIGLYSSFVPPLIYAIFGNSKHLAVGTVASSSLIIAEAIEKKVHEADDPQLYLNLIFTATLISGVIQLILGIFRLGILVDFLSHSTITGFMGGTATIICLQQLKGIFGLKHFTTHTDVVSVTTAIFKHKHEIRWECTLVGVFFLVFLHCAKMVKQKKPKLFWVSAIAPMFVVAIGCVFAYAFKAEKYGITIVGPLKKGINPPSLKNLDFNPKYISAPIEAGVITALIALAEGIAIGRSFALMVNQQIDGNKEMVAFGLMNIVGSLTSCYLTTGPFSKTAVNYNAGCKTQMSNVVMAICMMLTLFFLAPLFSYTPLVALSAIIMSAMLGLIDYDKVYHLYKTDKFDCVICLAAFLGVAFISMDVGLMLSVGLALIRALLYVARPASSKLGNIADTGLYHDIEQYPGAINIPKTLILQLGSPIYFANSGYLRERILRWVRDEKANKDSEGEDIEYVLLDLGGVTSIDITGVETLVEIRRCLEVQEIKVVIVNPRLEVMEKLLVTNFIDKIGKERVFLSIKDAIEGCKFSLGQ